One Egicoccus halophilus genomic region harbors:
- the nusB gene encoding transcription antitermination factor NusB, translating to MAQADSSSAARRPSARRTDTRDPRRARERALKILFQADLRGDDPVATLERVANDPSARAMLDDLDDLHDETDAVADVESQARLDAAADTTLAAPRQRVAPVDAFTRRLVDGVSEHRGEIDELIGRFARRWAISRMPVVDRTVLRLATYELLHEDTSPAVVINEAVELAKSLSTEDSGRYVNGVLESVRRSVAGEDVAGGDVAGGDVAGGDVAGGDVTTDG from the coding sequence ATGGCGCAGGCCGACTCCTCGTCCGCGGCGCGGCGCCCATCGGCTCGGCGGACCGACACGCGCGACCCGCGCCGCGCCCGTGAGCGGGCGCTCAAGATCCTGTTCCAGGCCGACCTGCGCGGCGACGACCCCGTCGCCACCCTGGAGCGGGTCGCCAACGACCCGTCCGCGCGAGCGATGCTCGACGACCTCGACGACCTGCACGACGAGACCGACGCGGTCGCCGACGTGGAGTCACAGGCGCGCCTCGACGCGGCCGCGGACACCACGCTCGCGGCACCCCGCCAACGCGTCGCGCCCGTCGACGCGTTCACCCGCCGGCTCGTCGACGGGGTGAGCGAGCACCGCGGGGAGATCGACGAGCTCATCGGGCGCTTCGCCCGCCGCTGGGCGATCAGCCGCATGCCGGTGGTCGACCGCACCGTGCTGCGCCTGGCCACCTACGAGCTGTTGCACGAGGACACCAGCCCGGCCGTGGTGATCAACGAGGCGGTCGAACTGGCCAAGTCGTTGTCGACCGAGGACTCGGGCCGCTACGTCAACGGCGTGCTCGAGTCGGTGCGTCGCTCGGTCGCCGGCGAGGACGTCGCGGGCGGCGACGTCGCGGGCGGCGACGTCGCGGGCGGCGACGTCGCCGGTGGGGACGTCACCACCGACGGCTAG
- the pyrR gene encoding bifunctional pyr operon transcriptional regulator/uracil phosphoribosyltransferase PyrR has translation MTQLLSADDLSRALKRLAHELLEANHGADGLVLVGIQTRGVPLARRLAALIRDIEGTEVPAGALDVTLYRDDLTRRGPLSLGETRVPASVDGRTVVLVDDVLYTGRTIRAAMEAVLELGRPARIRLVALVDRGHRELPIRADHVGKNLPTSAGDRIRVLVEEVDGRDEVVSEPTSESPAVREGDEA, from the coding sequence GTGACGCAGCTGCTGTCGGCTGACGACCTCTCGCGGGCGCTCAAGCGTCTCGCCCACGAGTTGCTCGAGGCCAACCACGGCGCCGACGGCCTGGTGCTCGTCGGCATCCAGACCCGCGGTGTGCCGCTCGCCCGGCGCCTGGCCGCACTGATCCGGGACATCGAGGGGACCGAGGTGCCCGCCGGTGCGCTCGACGTCACCCTCTACCGCGACGACCTGACCCGCCGCGGCCCGCTTTCGTTGGGGGAGACGCGCGTCCCGGCCTCCGTCGACGGCCGCACCGTCGTGCTGGTCGACGACGTGCTCTACACCGGCCGGACCATCCGCGCCGCGATGGAAGCCGTGCTCGAGCTGGGTCGGCCGGCCCGCATCCGGCTGGTCGCCCTGGTCGACCGCGGCCACCGGGAGCTGCCGATCCGCGCGGACCACGTCGGCAAGAACCTGCCGACCAGCGCCGGTGATCGCATCCGGGTGCTCGTCGAGGAGGTCGACGGTCGCGACGAGGTGGTCTCGGAGCCGACATCCGAGTCTCCGGCCGTGCGGGAGGGCGACGAGGCATGA
- a CDS encoding aspartate carbamoyltransferase catalytic subunit, whose protein sequence is MRPLRDLISIEDLDPSQVLAVLDTAEQLLPIADRRRNSVPTLRGKVVCNLFLEDSTRTRISFDLAAKRLSAEVINFSAKGSSVSKGESFKDTALTLDAMGVDCVVVRSGSSGAPLQLSRYLEVPILNAGDGWHQHPTQALLDVFTMRRHLGELAGRHVVVVGDVLHSRVARSEVQALKLLGARVTLVSPPTLLPPSVASWGVEVAGELDAVLPDADVVYLLRVQRERMHRAFFPTSREYARVWGVDERRLALLPEHAIVMHPGPMNRGVEITADVADSDRAVIVEQVTNGIAVRMACLYLLLSGDADATEGSA, encoded by the coding sequence ATGAGGCCGCTCCGTGACCTGATCTCGATCGAGGACCTCGACCCGTCCCAGGTGCTCGCCGTCCTCGACACCGCCGAGCAGCTGCTGCCGATCGCCGACCGCCGCCGCAACTCCGTGCCGACGCTGCGCGGCAAGGTCGTCTGCAACCTGTTCCTCGAGGACTCGACCCGGACCCGCATCAGCTTCGACCTGGCCGCCAAGCGCCTGTCGGCCGAGGTGATCAACTTCTCCGCCAAGGGCAGCTCGGTGTCCAAGGGCGAGTCGTTCAAGGACACCGCCCTGACGCTCGACGCGATGGGCGTCGACTGCGTGGTGGTCCGCTCCGGCTCGTCGGGCGCGCCGTTGCAGCTCTCGCGCTACCTCGAGGTGCCGATCCTCAACGCCGGTGACGGCTGGCACCAGCACCCCACCCAGGCGCTGCTCGACGTGTTCACCATGCGCCGCCACCTCGGTGAGCTCGCCGGCCGCCACGTCGTGGTCGTCGGCGACGTGTTGCACTCGCGGGTGGCCCGCAGCGAGGTGCAGGCGCTGAAGCTGCTCGGGGCCCGGGTGACGTTGGTGTCGCCGCCGACGCTGTTGCCGCCCTCGGTCGCGAGCTGGGGGGTCGAGGTCGCCGGCGAGCTCGACGCCGTGCTGCCGGACGCGGACGTCGTCTACCTGTTGCGCGTGCAGCGTGAACGCATGCACCGGGCGTTCTTCCCCACCTCCCGCGAGTACGCCCGCGTCTGGGGGGTCGACGAGCGTCGGCTCGCCCTGCTGCCCGAGCACGCGATCGTGATGCACCCCGGCCCGATGAACCGGGGTGTGGAGATCACCGCCGACGTCGCCGACAGCGATCGCGCGGTCATCGTCGAACAGGTCACCAACGGCATCGCCGTGCGCATGGCCTGCCTGTACCTGCTGCTGTCCGGCGACGCCGACGCCACCGAGGGAAGCGCATGA
- a CDS encoding patatin-like phospholipase family protein — protein MRSDLVLEGGGAKGVALAGAVAGLAAHGIRFERIAGTSAGAIVAALLAAGMPAQELDRLARELDLRALVPAGPLDRLGRVGQGLRGLSVLLELGIFDHRPLMAWLRERLAALGVETFGDLRREVDGDDVSGRRQYRLVLAAADITRGRRVLLPWDYDEYGLDPDAQPVVPAVAASAAIPLVFEPVRLPFPDTDDTAVLVDGALLSNFPVDVFDRTDGAPPRWPTIGVKLTARPEGPAEIVTPVTGPVSYLRAVIGTAVTAWDQRHLDDPRVVARTVFVDTTGYPSLDFDLTPVQRAALADRGHAAAAAWLGARP, from the coding sequence GTGCGGTCGGACCTGGTCCTCGAGGGCGGTGGCGCCAAGGGTGTGGCCCTGGCCGGCGCGGTCGCCGGGTTGGCCGCGCACGGCATCCGTTTCGAGCGGATCGCCGGCACCTCGGCCGGGGCGATCGTCGCCGCGTTGCTGGCCGCCGGCATGCCCGCGCAGGAGCTCGACCGGCTGGCGCGTGAACTGGACCTGCGTGCACTGGTCCCGGCCGGTCCGCTCGATCGGCTCGGTCGCGTCGGGCAGGGACTGCGCGGGCTGTCGGTGCTGCTCGAGCTCGGCATCTTCGACCACCGTCCGCTGATGGCGTGGTTGCGCGAGCGGTTGGCGGCGTTGGGCGTGGAGACGTTCGGCGACCTGCGCCGCGAGGTCGACGGCGACGACGTCTCCGGCCGACGCCAGTACCGACTGGTGCTTGCCGCTGCGGACATCACGCGGGGCCGGCGGGTGCTGTTGCCGTGGGACTACGACGAGTACGGGCTCGACCCCGACGCGCAGCCGGTGGTGCCGGCCGTCGCCGCGTCCGCGGCGATCCCGCTGGTGTTCGAACCGGTGCGCCTGCCGTTCCCCGACACCGACGACACGGCCGTGCTGGTCGACGGCGCGCTGCTGTCGAACTTCCCGGTCGACGTCTTCGACCGCACCGACGGTGCCCCGCCCCGGTGGCCGACGATCGGGGTGAAGCTGACCGCCCGACCCGAGGGCCCGGCCGAGATCGTGACACCGGTCACCGGGCCGGTCAGCTACCTGCGTGCGGTCATCGGCACGGCGGTCACCGCCTGGGACCAGCGCCACCTCGACGACCCCCGTGTGGTCGCGCGCACCGTGTTCGTCGACACCACCGGCTATCCGTCGCTCGACTTCGACCTCACCCCGGTCCAGCGTGCGGCGCTGGCCGACCGCGGTCACGCCGCCGCCGCCGCCTGGCTCGGCGCCCGCCCCTGA
- the carA gene encoding glutamine-hydrolyzing carbamoyl-phosphate synthase small subunit: MTAVSNPLPSRTSVPALLVLEDGSSFRGRAIGAAGTVFGEAVFNTGMAGYQEVLTDPSYRRQIVAMTAPHVGNYGLNDADMESDAIQVAGFVVREAARRPSNWRSQRDLRTALTEDGVVGIEGIDTRRLTRLLRDEGAMRAGLSTEVLDVDALQAQVLDAPGMAGAELASEVTTREPYVLDPVGGRRLRVVALDFGMKRSIGRFLAEQGAEVHVLPASATPDEVRERRPDGLFLSNGPGDPATVTQGIATTAELLGEVPTFGICLGSQLLGHALGGETYKLDFGHHGVNQPVLRRADGAVEITSHNHGFAVRASALGEQTDAHTYTTREHGRVEVSHVNLNDDVVEGLTARDVPAFSVQYHPEAAPGPTDARYLFERFTRLVLEVRGATA, translated from the coding sequence ATGACCGCGGTCAGCAACCCGCTGCCGTCCAGGACCTCCGTGCCGGCGCTGCTGGTGCTCGAGGACGGTTCGTCGTTCCGTGGTCGTGCCATCGGTGCGGCCGGCACGGTGTTCGGCGAAGCGGTGTTCAACACCGGCATGGCCGGCTACCAGGAGGTCCTCACCGACCCCTCCTACCGGCGCCAGATCGTCGCCATGACCGCCCCGCACGTGGGCAACTACGGGCTCAACGACGCCGACATGGAGTCCGACGCGATCCAGGTCGCCGGCTTCGTCGTCCGCGAGGCGGCCCGGCGGCCGTCGAACTGGCGCTCCCAGCGCGACCTGCGCACCGCGCTGACCGAGGACGGCGTCGTGGGCATCGAGGGCATCGACACCCGCCGGCTGACCCGCCTGCTGCGCGACGAGGGGGCGATGCGGGCCGGGCTGTCCACCGAGGTCCTCGACGTCGACGCCCTGCAGGCCCAGGTCCTCGACGCGCCCGGCATGGCCGGCGCGGAACTGGCCAGCGAGGTCACCACCCGCGAGCCGTACGTCCTCGACCCGGTCGGTGGCCGCCGCCTGCGGGTGGTGGCCCTCGACTTCGGCATGAAGCGCTCGATCGGCCGGTTCCTGGCCGAACAGGGCGCCGAGGTGCACGTCCTGCCCGCCTCGGCGACCCCGGACGAGGTCCGCGAACGGCGACCGGACGGGCTGTTCCTGTCCAACGGTCCCGGCGACCCGGCGACGGTCACCCAGGGCATCGCGACCACCGCCGAGCTGCTCGGGGAGGTGCCGACCTTCGGGATCTGCCTGGGTTCGCAGCTGCTCGGCCATGCGCTGGGCGGGGAGACCTACAAGCTCGACTTCGGCCACCACGGCGTCAACCAGCCGGTGCTGCGGCGAGCCGACGGGGCGGTCGAGATCACCTCCCACAACCACGGCTTCGCGGTCCGCGCCTCGGCTCTCGGTGAGCAGACCGACGCGCACACGTACACCACGCGCGAGCACGGGCGGGTCGAGGTCAGCCACGTGAACCTCAACGACGACGTCGTCGAGGGCCTCACCGCGCGCGACGTCCCGGCGTTCAGCGTCCAGTACCACCCCGAGGCGGCGCCCGGCCCGACCGACGCCCGCTACCTGTTCGAGCGGTTCACCCGCCTTGTCCTGGAGGTCCGCGGTGCCACGGCGTGA
- the efp gene encoding elongation factor P, producing MVSTNNLKNGMTLLIDGKLQQIVDWNHHKPGKGGAVVRTKLKEVETGKVVEKTFRAGEDVEQAIVERSTVQFLYRDGDDYVLMNNDTYEQQNAPAPAIGEAADYLVEGDELQIQMYAGRIVGVELPASKVLEITYTEPGVAGNTATSATKPATLETGKEVQVPLFIEQGEKIKVDTRTGAYISRA from the coding sequence GTGGTCTCGACCAACAACCTCAAGAACGGCATGACCCTCCTGATCGACGGCAAGCTCCAGCAGATCGTCGACTGGAACCACCACAAGCCCGGCAAGGGCGGCGCCGTGGTGCGCACCAAGCTCAAGGAGGTCGAGACCGGCAAGGTGGTCGAGAAGACCTTCCGTGCCGGTGAGGACGTCGAGCAGGCCATCGTCGAGCGCTCGACGGTGCAGTTCCTGTACCGCGACGGCGACGACTACGTGCTGATGAACAACGACACCTACGAGCAGCAGAACGCGCCGGCGCCGGCGATCGGTGAGGCCGCCGACTACCTCGTCGAGGGTGACGAACTGCAGATCCAGATGTACGCCGGCCGCATCGTCGGCGTCGAACTGCCGGCGTCCAAGGTGCTCGAGATCACCTACACCGAGCCCGGCGTCGCCGGCAACACCGCCACCTCCGCCACCAAGCCCGCCACGCTGGAGACGGGCAAGGAGGTCCAGGTGCCGCTGTTCATCGAGCAGGGCGAGAAGATCAAGGTCGACACGCGCACCGGCGCGTACATTTCGCGCGCCTGA
- a CDS encoding dihydroorotase, protein MSDSTILLRGGRVLDPASGTDAVLDVLVRDGRVEAVGEQLAADDAEVVDCAGRWVTPGFVDLHTHLREPGFEDAEDVASGSAAGAAGGYTALCPMANTDPVCDAAAVAESVWRRGNEVGLADVFPVGAITKGLRGEQLAEFGELHDSAARVDFFSDDGKPVADSLVMRRALQYASAFDVVICNHSEDPDLTAGAQMNEGEASSVLGLPGWPHEAEEIMIARDLILAAGVGARLHVPHVSTAGAVELIRAAKARGVRVTAEVTPHHLSLQDHLIRSYDPVLKVNPPLRTEADVQALRTALADGTIDCVATDHAPHAPELKDQEWEHAPCGMLGLETAFAVVHTELVATGLMDPLTAIARFTTGPAGVRDVGAHGGALTPGADANLAVLDPAQRWTVDGRALRSKARNTPFHGAELVGRPVHTLLRGRFTLRDGKVQA, encoded by the coding sequence ATGAGCGACTCCACCATCCTGCTGCGCGGCGGTCGGGTGCTCGACCCGGCTTCCGGGACCGACGCCGTGCTCGACGTGCTGGTGCGCGACGGCCGGGTCGAGGCCGTCGGCGAGCAGCTCGCCGCCGACGACGCCGAGGTGGTCGACTGCGCCGGCCGGTGGGTCACCCCCGGGTTCGTCGACCTGCACACCCACCTGCGCGAACCCGGCTTCGAGGACGCCGAGGACGTGGCCAGCGGCTCGGCCGCCGGTGCTGCCGGTGGCTACACCGCGCTGTGTCCGATGGCGAACACCGACCCGGTGTGCGACGCCGCCGCGGTGGCCGAGTCGGTGTGGCGACGTGGCAACGAGGTCGGGCTGGCCGACGTGTTCCCGGTCGGTGCGATCACCAAGGGGTTGCGGGGCGAGCAGCTGGCCGAGTTCGGGGAGCTGCACGACTCGGCGGCCCGGGTCGACTTCTTCTCCGACGACGGCAAGCCGGTCGCCGACAGCCTCGTGATGCGGCGTGCGCTGCAGTACGCCAGTGCGTTCGACGTGGTCATCTGCAACCACTCGGAGGACCCCGACCTGACCGCCGGGGCCCAGATGAACGAGGGCGAGGCGTCGTCGGTGCTCGGGCTGCCCGGGTGGCCGCACGAGGCCGAGGAGATCATGATCGCCCGGGACCTGATCCTCGCCGCCGGCGTCGGGGCGCGGCTGCACGTCCCGCACGTGTCCACGGCCGGTGCGGTCGAACTGATCCGTGCCGCGAAGGCCCGCGGGGTGCGGGTCACCGCCGAGGTGACGCCGCACCACCTGAGCCTGCAGGACCACCTGATCCGCAGCTACGACCCGGTGCTGAAGGTGAACCCGCCGCTGCGTACCGAGGCCGACGTGCAGGCCCTGCGCACCGCGCTGGCCGACGGCACCATCGACTGCGTCGCGACCGACCACGCCCCGCACGCGCCGGAGCTCAAGGACCAGGAGTGGGAGCACGCCCCCTGCGGCATGCTCGGCCTGGAGACCGCCTTCGCGGTCGTGCACACCGAGCTCGTCGCCACCGGGCTGATGGACCCGCTGACGGCGATCGCCCGGTTCACGACCGGTCCGGCCGGGGTCCGCGACGTCGGCGCCCACGGCGGGGCGCTCACGCCGGGGGCGGACGCGAACCTCGCGGTGCTCGACCCGGCGCAGCGCTGGACGGTGGACGGCCGGGCACTGCGGTCCAAGGCCCGCAACACCCCCTTCCACGGGGCGGAACTGGTCGGCCGGCCGGTGCACACGCTGTTGCGCGGCCGCTTCACCCTCCGCGACGGAAAGGTGCAGGCATGA